The DNA region GCGGCCACCACCGGGTTGGTGACCATGGCCGGCGGGTTCGAGGTGGAGGTCTTGATGGGCGCCTTCAGCAGCATCAGCGCCGACTTCTCCGACCTGTTCTCCTGATCGGGGCGGGCCGGGGCGACGGAGCCCGGGTGCGGGTGCGCCGGAGACCGCTAGTGTCATCGGCGTGACCGCATCCGACGGCAGTGCCGCCACCGAATGGTCCCCGACCGGTTCGGTGACGGTGCGGGTACCGGGAAAGCTCAACCTGTATCTGGCCGTCGGTGACCGCCGCGCCGACGGCTACCACGAGCTGACCACGGTGTTCCACGCGGTCTCACTGGTCGACGAGGTCACCGTCCGCGACGCCGACGTGCTGTCGCTGCAGATCACCGGTGAGGGCGCCGACGTGCTGCCCGTCGACGACCGCAACCTGGCGTGGCGGGCCGCCGAGTTGATGGCCGAGCACGTCGGCCGCGCGCCGGATGTGGCGATCACGATCGACAAGTCCATTCCGGTGGCCGGCGGCATGGCCGGGGGCAGTGCGGACGCGGCGGCCGTGCTGGTCGGGATGAACGTGCTCTGGGAACTGGGTGTGCCGCGCCGCGACCTGCACGCGTTGGCCGCCCGACTGGGCAGTGACGTGCCGTTCGCCCTGCACGGCGGTACCGCATTGGGCACCGGCCGCGGTGAGGAACTGGCGACCGTGCTGACCCGGGAGACGTTTCACTGGGTGCTGGCGTTCGCCGACGGCGGGCTGTCCACCCCGGCGGTCTTCGCCGAACTGGACCGGTTGCGCGATACCGGGCGCACCCTGCCGGAGTCCGGCGAGCCCGAACCGGTGCTGGCGGCGCTGGCGGCCGGTGACCCGCAGCAGTTGGCGGGTCTGCTCGGCAACGACCTGCAGGCGGCCGCGATCAGCCTCAACCCGGCGCTGCGTCGCACCCTGCGGGCCGGCGTGGAGGCGGGTGCGCTGGCCGGCGTGGTGTCGGGCTCCGGCCCGACCTGCGCGTTCCTGTGCACGTCGGCGGCATCGGCGGCCGATGTCGCCGTGGAGTTGTCCACCCTCGGGGCCGGACGCGCGGTGCGGGTGGCCAGCGGCCCGGTCTACGGCGCCCGGGTGGTGCCGTCCTCGGTCAGCGGCGCCTAACGGCACGGAATCGGGCGAGGATTTGCCCCCTGATTAAGAGAAGTTTAAGATAGCTCGCGGTGATTAGTTGCGGCCACGACAG from Mycolicibacter sp. MU0083 includes:
- a CDS encoding 4-(cytidine 5'-diphospho)-2-C-methyl-D-erythritol kinase produces the protein MTASDGSAATEWSPTGSVTVRVPGKLNLYLAVGDRRADGYHELTTVFHAVSLVDEVTVRDADVLSLQITGEGADVLPVDDRNLAWRAAELMAEHVGRAPDVAITIDKSIPVAGGMAGGSADAAAVLVGMNVLWELGVPRRDLHALAARLGSDVPFALHGGTALGTGRGEELATVLTRETFHWVLAFADGGLSTPAVFAELDRLRDTGRTLPESGEPEPVLAALAAGDPQQLAGLLGNDLQAAAISLNPALRRTLRAGVEAGALAGVVSGSGPTCAFLCTSAASAADVAVELSTLGAGRAVRVASGPVYGARVVPSSVSGA